The Actinomyces lilanjuaniae genome segment TGAGCTGAGCAACGGGCACGTAGTGCTCGCGCACATCTCCGGAAAGATGCGGCAGCACTACATTCGTATCCTTCCCGAGGACCGGGTGGTCGTCGAGCTCAGCCCGTACGACCTGTCCCGTGGTCGCATCGTCTACCGTTACAAGTGAGAGCCGGCTCAGTACAGCCGACGGAGGAGCAGCATGAAGGTCAAGCCGAGTGTCAAGAAGATCTGTGACAGCTGCAAGGTGATTCGTCGCCACGGCCGCGTCATGGTCATCTGCGATAACCCGCGGCACAAGCAGCGACAGGGCTGAGTCCAGCCCACGCACCGTGGCCCCTGGCCACCACACAAGGCACCTGTCCCAGCCAGTCCTGCTTAGGCAGCGGGACCGCAACCCCCGGTTCTCGGAGGCCGGGGCCGCCCTGCGGGGCGGGGGAGACGGGTGACGACCTCCGGGAGCACACAGGAGAACCACATCGTGGCACGCATTTCTGGTGTTGACCTACCTCGCGACAAGCGTGTGGAGGTTGCACTGACTTACATCTTCGGGATCGGGCGCACTCGTGCGGTCGAGGCCCTGGCGGCAACGGGGGTCAGCCCCGACACCCGCGTCAAGGACCTGACTGAGGATGAGCTCGTCGCCCTGCGAACCCACATCGACTCCACCTACCAGGTAGAGGGCGACCTGCGGCGTGAGGTCCAGGCGGACATCCGTCGCAAGATCGAGATCGGCTGCTACCAGGGCCTGCGCCACCGTCGGCACCTGCCGGTCCACGGCCAGCGCACCAAGACCAACGCGCGCACCCGTAAGGGTCCCAAGCGCACGGTGGCCGGTAAGAAGAAGGCCAAGTAACACACAGGTAAGCAGACGCTGAGCGGGCTTGCGCCCGCCGCGTAGGACGATCTCACCACGAAGAAGGAAGAATGCCCCCTAAGACCCGCGCCACCGCGCGCAAGACGCGCCGTAAGGACCGCAAGAACGTCACCCACGGCCACGCCTACATCAAGTCCACGTTCAACAACACCATCGTCTCTCTGACTGATCCTCAGGGCGCTGTCATCGCCTGGTGCTCCTCGGGGCAGGTTGGCTTCAAGGGCTCGCGCAAGTCGACCCCCTACGCCGCCCAGCTGGCCGCCGAGGCCGCCGCACGGCGTGCCCAGGAGCACGGGATGAAGAAGGTCGACGTCTTCGTCAAGGGCCCGGGTCCCGGCCGCGAGACCGCTATCCGCTCGCTGCAGGCAGCCGGCCTGGACATCGGCCCGATCACTGACGTCACTCCCCAGGCGCACAACGGCTGCCGCCCGCCGAAGCGCCGTCGCGTCTGAGCCTCATTTGGACCTCACCGGGACGTGGCCGCCCCTGCGAGTGCTTTCTCCGAGCCTTCTAGGCCTTCTAGGGGTGCCGCGGTCCTTGAGGCCTCCAGCCGCTGTCGGCGGAGCGCCAGGGTCGGCACAGCCTTCTGACTGGCCGTCCAACCTGATCAGGAACGGCGTCATATAGCGGGCGCCGCGACGAAAGGAAACCACGTGCTTATCGCACAACGACCCACGCTGACCGAGGAGGTTGTCGAG includes the following:
- the infA gene encoding translation initiation factor IF-1, translating into MAKKDGVIEVEGSVVEALPNAMFRVELSNGHVVLAHISGKMRQHYIRILPEDRVVVELSPYDLSRGRIVYRYK
- the rpmJ gene encoding 50S ribosomal protein L36, encoding MKVKPSVKKICDSCKVIRRHGRVMVICDNPRHKQRQG
- the rpsM gene encoding 30S ribosomal protein S13, whose amino-acid sequence is MARISGVDLPRDKRVEVALTYIFGIGRTRAVEALAATGVSPDTRVKDLTEDELVALRTHIDSTYQVEGDLRREVQADIRRKIEIGCYQGLRHRRHLPVHGQRTKTNARTRKGPKRTVAGKKKAK
- the rpsK gene encoding 30S ribosomal protein S11 — its product is MPPKTRATARKTRRKDRKNVTHGHAYIKSTFNNTIVSLTDPQGAVIAWCSSGQVGFKGSRKSTPYAAQLAAEAAARRAQEHGMKKVDVFVKGPGPGRETAIRSLQAAGLDIGPITDVTPQAHNGCRPPKRRRV